The Microbulbifer sp. YPW1 genome contains a region encoding:
- a CDS encoding sugar porter family MFS transporter, producing MQAIETSLEGAAARQESPPLLFVILICSVATIGGFLFGFDSGVINGTVTGLQQAFNSNTAGTGFNVASMLLGCAVGAFFAGRLADLWGRKTLLLISAVLFVISAWGSGVAASSPEFVFYRILGGLAVGAASVMSPAYISEIAPAAIRGRLITINQIAIISGLFAAFVSNYWLANVAGSAVNEWWMGYNAWRWMFWIEIGPATLFFLALLLIPESPRYLVLSRQTAKATAVLRKLYGEAAVAEKLDSIRDSVADHHRPRLRDLLESTGRRVGKMRKIVWVGIGLATFQQMVGINVVFYYGAVLWQAVGFSEADALMINIISGAVSIGACLITMTLIDRIGRKPLLLGGSIGMAVTLGLVAFAFTRATLDSSGQLQLSQGMGLLALVAANAYVFFFNGSWGPAMWTMLGEMFPNQIRGSGLAVSGLAQWVANFGITMTFPIMLTGIGLAGAYAIYTLFALLSVAFVIYMVHETKGLELEQMRG from the coding sequence ATGCAAGCGATTGAGACTTCACTGGAGGGCGCAGCGGCCCGCCAGGAATCCCCCCCTCTGTTATTCGTCATTCTGATCTGCAGTGTTGCCACCATCGGCGGTTTTCTGTTCGGCTTCGACAGCGGCGTAATCAACGGTACCGTGACCGGCCTGCAACAGGCATTCAACTCGAATACCGCCGGTACCGGCTTCAACGTGGCATCCATGCTTCTGGGTTGTGCCGTGGGCGCCTTCTTTGCCGGGCGCCTGGCGGACCTGTGGGGGCGCAAGACCCTGCTGCTAATCTCCGCGGTGCTGTTCGTGATCAGCGCCTGGGGATCTGGTGTCGCCGCCAGCTCACCGGAGTTTGTGTTCTATCGCATTCTGGGTGGCCTGGCAGTAGGCGCGGCCAGTGTGATGTCTCCCGCCTATATCAGCGAAATTGCCCCGGCGGCCATTCGCGGACGCCTGATTACCATCAACCAGATCGCCATTATTTCCGGCCTGTTCGCCGCTTTTGTCAGCAACTACTGGCTGGCGAATGTGGCCGGGTCTGCGGTCAACGAATGGTGGATGGGCTACAACGCCTGGCGCTGGATGTTCTGGATCGAAATTGGCCCGGCGACCCTGTTTTTCCTCGCCCTCTTGCTGATCCCCGAGAGCCCGCGCTATCTGGTGCTGTCGAGACAAACCGCCAAGGCCACTGCGGTGCTGCGCAAGCTTTACGGGGAGGCAGCGGTTGCCGAAAAGCTGGACAGCATCCGCGATTCGGTGGCCGACCATCACCGCCCGCGTTTGCGTGACTTGCTGGAAAGTACCGGACGCCGTGTGGGCAAGATGCGCAAGATCGTCTGGGTGGGTATCGGCCTCGCCACCTTCCAGCAAATGGTCGGCATCAATGTGGTTTTCTACTACGGTGCCGTGCTTTGGCAGGCCGTAGGCTTTTCCGAGGCGGACGCCTTGATGATCAATATTATCTCCGGTGCGGTGAGTATCGGCGCCTGCCTGATTACCATGACTCTGATTGACCGGATCGGCCGTAAACCCCTGCTGTTGGGCGGTTCCATCGGGATGGCCGTCACCCTCGGCCTGGTTGCCTTCGCCTTTACCCGCGCCACCCTCGACAGCAGCGGCCAATTGCAACTGTCCCAGGGTATGGGGTTGCTGGCGCTGGTCGCCGCCAATGCCTATGTCTTCTTCTTCAACGGCTCCTGGGGCCCGGCCATGTGGACCATGCTCGGGGAAATGTTTCCCAACCAGATCCGCGGGTCCGGCCTGGCAGTATCGGGGCTTGCACAATGGGTAGCTAACTTCGGCATCACCATGACCTTCCCGATCATGCTGACGGGTATCGGTCTTGCGGGCGCCTACGCGATCTACACCCTGTTTGCCCTGCTCTCCGTTGCCTTCGTGATCTACATGGTCCACGAAACCAAGGGGCTGGAACTGGAGCAGATGCGCGGCTGA
- the bglX gene encoding beta-glucosidase BglX, translating into MKKHPITIGVMAGLLSLAAALPLQAANEPVATAKSQRQQDSVESRIQNLLAQMSVQEKIGQLALRDWGTFQASDMKAIKQAVREGRVGGFLNVNFSSVDKNAFEELQRIAVEESPLGVPLLFGQDVIHGYETIFPIPLGQAASWNPELIKNGARIAALEASADGIRWTFAPMIDISRDPRWGRIAETLGEDPYLTSILGVAMVEGFQSVNLADPTSLAACGKHFAGYGAAEGGRDYNSAYIPERLLRDIYLPPFKAGIDAGMQSIMSTYSTLNDVPGTGSPFLFKQVLRDEWGFDGFVVSDWNAVMEMIPHGFARDAKHAATLAANAGIDMEMHTDTYEQFLPQLMDEGKFSEAQLDTAVANILRVKLRLDLWNHPYPRARSKAEREQIIRNDEFLSAAREAAKETFVLLKNDKQLLPLKKGQTVAVIGPLADAAHDQLGTWIYNGDKKYSHTLLPALREMVGDEGEILYASGLDYSRDTSTRGFKAAVKAAKKADVILYVGGEEAILSGEGHSRGDIRLPGAQPELVAELAKTGKPLAMVLLAGRPLQLDETLQQADAVMMAWHPGTMAGPALADVLYGETSPSGRLPLTWPVGAGQIPIYYNHLATGRPATEDNYTRIEKIGREVFQHQPGNSSNLLDYGHKPLFPFGYGLTYSEFEYSDLTLSDTALGANGQLTVSATITNTGRASATETAQLYVRDLVGSVSRPVRELKGFERVSLSPGESRRVTFSLKASQLAFHNTDMEQVIEPGNYQVWIAPDAQSGLEGNFTLN; encoded by the coding sequence ATGAAAAAACATCCGATAACTATTGGCGTAATGGCCGGGCTACTATCGCTCGCCGCCGCACTGCCGCTTCAGGCCGCCAACGAACCTGTGGCAACAGCCAAGTCCCAGCGGCAACAAGACTCCGTTGAGTCCCGTATCCAAAACCTCCTTGCACAGATGTCCGTCCAGGAAAAAATTGGCCAGCTGGCCCTGCGCGATTGGGGTACTTTCCAGGCCTCGGATATGAAGGCCATCAAGCAGGCCGTACGCGAAGGCCGCGTGGGCGGATTTCTTAACGTCAATTTCAGCTCCGTAGACAAAAACGCATTTGAGGAATTGCAACGTATCGCCGTGGAAGAGAGTCCGCTTGGGGTGCCACTTCTGTTCGGTCAGGACGTGATCCACGGCTATGAAACCATCTTCCCGATCCCACTAGGCCAGGCCGCCAGCTGGAACCCGGAGTTGATCAAAAACGGCGCTCGTATCGCCGCCCTGGAAGCCAGTGCAGACGGTATCCGCTGGACATTCGCGCCGATGATCGACATCAGCCGAGACCCGCGCTGGGGCCGCATTGCCGAAACTCTGGGTGAAGACCCCTATCTCACCTCCATCCTCGGCGTGGCGATGGTGGAAGGCTTCCAGAGCGTCAACCTGGCCGACCCAACGAGCCTCGCCGCATGTGGCAAGCACTTTGCCGGTTACGGCGCCGCCGAGGGCGGGCGCGATTACAACAGTGCCTACATCCCCGAGCGCCTGTTGCGGGATATCTACCTGCCGCCGTTCAAAGCAGGTATCGATGCGGGTATGCAGAGCATCATGAGCACCTACAGCACCCTCAACGATGTACCGGGCACCGGCAGTCCTTTCCTGTTCAAACAGGTATTGCGTGACGAGTGGGGGTTTGACGGCTTTGTAGTAAGCGACTGGAATGCGGTGATGGAAATGATTCCTCACGGCTTCGCCCGCGATGCCAAGCACGCGGCCACCCTGGCGGCCAATGCCGGGATCGATATGGAAATGCATACCGACACCTACGAGCAGTTCCTCCCGCAACTGATGGATGAAGGCAAGTTCAGTGAAGCCCAGCTGGATACGGCTGTGGCCAATATTCTGCGGGTGAAACTACGCCTGGACCTTTGGAACCACCCCTACCCCCGCGCCAGGTCCAAAGCAGAGCGCGAGCAGATCATCCGCAACGACGAATTCCTGAGTGCGGCCAGGGAAGCCGCCAAAGAAACCTTCGTATTGCTCAAGAATGACAAGCAACTGTTGCCGCTCAAGAAAGGCCAGACCGTCGCCGTGATCGGCCCGCTGGCCGATGCCGCCCACGACCAGCTCGGAACCTGGATCTACAACGGCGACAAGAAATACTCACATACCTTGCTGCCCGCCCTGCGTGAAATGGTGGGCGATGAGGGGGAAATCCTTTACGCCAGTGGTCTCGACTACAGCCGCGACACCAGTACCCGCGGCTTCAAGGCGGCGGTAAAAGCGGCGAAAAAAGCCGACGTGATCCTGTACGTGGGTGGTGAGGAAGCAATCCTCTCCGGCGAGGGCCACAGCCGCGGCGATATTCGCCTGCCCGGTGCCCAGCCCGAGCTGGTGGCGGAACTGGCGAAAACCGGCAAGCCGCTGGCAATGGTCTTGCTGGCAGGCCGCCCTCTTCAACTGGACGAAACCCTGCAACAGGCCGATGCGGTGATGATGGCCTGGCACCCGGGCACCATGGCCGGGCCGGCACTGGCAGACGTCCTCTACGGCGAGACATCACCCTCCGGGCGGCTGCCACTGACTTGGCCGGTGGGTGCGGGTCAGATTCCCATCTACTACAACCACCTGGCCACGGGTCGTCCCGCCACCGAAGACAACTACACCCGTATCGAAAAAATCGGCCGCGAGGTGTTCCAGCACCAGCCGGGTAACTCGTCCAACCTGCTGGATTACGGGCACAAACCGCTGTTCCCGTTCGGTTACGGTCTGACCTACAGCGAGTTCGAGTACAGCGACCTGACCCTGTCCGATACTGCGCTGGGTGCCAACGGCCAGCTCACGGTATCGGCCACCATCACCAATACCGGCCGGGCTAGTGCCACCGAAACCGCCCAGTTGTACGTGCGGGACCTGGTGGGCAGTGTGTCGCGGCCGGTGCGGGAACTGAAAGGATTTGAGCGCGTATCCCTCTCCCCGGGTGAGTCCCGCCGGGTGACCTTCTCTCTCAAGGCCAGTCAGCTGGCGTTCCATAACACCGATATGGAGCAGGTCATCGAACCGGGCAATTACCAGGTGTGGATAGCACCCGATGCCCAGTCAGGGCTTGAGGGCAACTTCACTCTGAATTGA
- a CDS encoding TonB-dependent receptor produces MKRLHKPLALSIALVNSGWALAQEVPDEPQETLATSALEEVTVTATKRETNLMETPISITAFSQEKLDREGLTNIKDMAQMVPNMEISMDSSQTAPVVAMRGVRSTNITELGDPSVGLHLDGIYSPRPQGAMALMFDVERVEAMRGPQGTLFGRNSTVGNVNIISKRPDFEAFDASLGIEAGRWNHQQTRGMINIPVSDTFALRGSFMQETRDSYLDGYYDPNQWDVRYLPEEIQNAPVYTGADEDRSLRQRERWGDGEVQELVKADPSDFYNNSDQYAFRVSALWEPTEALSWMLAYEQFQDDSAGGADTLNCDMAAKRIRKDGDGNYLDADGNISDVPVPGQLGCESVYGPGADDFTVNVSVPGFLDLNIESVRSNLSWDLSDEIALVYNAGWAKQVRSQHSDQDRGITGWDMSIFFRDATFESQSHEIQLQSTGSGPLQWIAGAFYFEEDNNMQGGWINSGQNADYWNQPARTLKSQAFFTQGTYAVTDRLNLTLGVRYTEDTKQDVGGHNMACNGDTINPQTGEACFPAWNRDAFNQLPTDYFDDPGIYTIISDNQTKGSWDFTNYRLGLDYIVNDDLMVFGYVANGFKSGGIGDVFVQYEQDPLTAEYDLDANGDRIVKQRHQNTYDPEVVTTYELGTKGSYLDGSLNLMATLFYSDYEDMQAASAKGIFPYYVEERDEQTGELTGEITTETQTVFQTANIGSAAIKGLEIEFDWAPIENGRFDGYVTWLDTEITSDFIYHWDFAATDLFEVDHGAATNPDNDAMKVNLKGNELAASPKLSAKLNYTHTFRFNNGFAIVPHLSYFWRDKSYHTFQNVDKHYDAFATETPDAFSDVRPAFHSVNSTLKLEAPDNKWNVEAFVYNLTDQKETYWAGGGDGLIKGPVSMPRFYGIRGSYNF; encoded by the coding sequence ATGAAGAGACTGCACAAGCCTCTGGCGCTCTCCATTGCGCTGGTGAATTCCGGCTGGGCACTGGCCCAGGAAGTGCCCGACGAGCCCCAGGAAACTCTGGCGACCAGCGCCCTGGAAGAAGTGACCGTCACTGCCACCAAGCGCGAAACCAACCTGATGGAAACCCCGATTTCCATTACCGCATTCAGCCAGGAGAAACTGGACCGCGAGGGCCTGACCAACATCAAGGACATGGCGCAAATGGTGCCGAACATGGAAATCTCCATGGACTCCTCCCAGACCGCGCCGGTAGTTGCAATGCGCGGTGTGCGATCCACCAACATCACCGAACTGGGCGACCCCTCCGTAGGCCTGCACCTGGACGGCATCTACTCTCCCCGCCCGCAGGGCGCCATGGCACTGATGTTTGATGTTGAGCGGGTAGAGGCCATGCGCGGACCGCAGGGTACCCTGTTCGGGCGTAACTCCACCGTGGGCAATGTGAACATCATTTCCAAACGCCCGGACTTCGAGGCGTTCGACGCGTCCCTCGGCATCGAGGCCGGTCGCTGGAACCACCAGCAGACCCGCGGCATGATCAATATCCCGGTGAGCGACACCTTCGCCCTGCGCGGCTCCTTTATGCAGGAAACCCGCGATTCCTACCTGGACGGCTACTACGATCCCAACCAGTGGGATGTGCGCTACCTGCCGGAAGAAATCCAGAACGCCCCGGTGTACACCGGCGCCGATGAAGACCGCAGCCTGCGCCAGCGCGAGCGCTGGGGCGACGGTGAAGTCCAGGAGCTGGTCAAAGCCGACCCCTCGGACTTCTACAACAACTCGGATCAGTACGCCTTCCGGGTCAGCGCCCTGTGGGAGCCCACCGAAGCCCTGTCGTGGATGCTGGCCTACGAGCAGTTCCAGGATGACAGTGCCGGCGGTGCCGACACCCTCAACTGTGACATGGCCGCCAAACGCATCCGCAAGGACGGAGACGGCAACTACCTGGATGCCGACGGCAATATTTCAGACGTGCCGGTACCCGGACAGCTCGGCTGTGAAAGTGTCTACGGCCCCGGTGCCGACGACTTCACCGTCAACGTCAGTGTGCCCGGCTTCCTCGATCTCAATATCGAGTCCGTGCGCTCGAATCTGAGCTGGGATCTGTCCGACGAGATTGCGCTGGTATACAACGCAGGCTGGGCCAAGCAGGTGCGCTCCCAGCACTCCGACCAGGACCGCGGTATCACCGGCTGGGATATGTCCATCTTCTTCCGCGATGCGACCTTTGAATCCCAATCCCATGAAATTCAACTGCAGTCCACCGGCTCAGGCCCCCTGCAGTGGATCGCCGGCGCTTTCTATTTTGAAGAAGACAACAACATGCAGGGTGGCTGGATCAACAGCGGCCAGAATGCGGACTACTGGAACCAGCCCGCACGTACCCTCAAATCCCAGGCCTTCTTCACCCAGGGCACCTACGCGGTCACGGACCGGCTCAACCTGACCCTCGGTGTGCGCTACACCGAAGACACCAAGCAGGATGTCGGCGGCCACAACATGGCCTGTAACGGTGACACCATCAATCCGCAAACCGGCGAGGCCTGTTTCCCGGCGTGGAATCGCGATGCGTTCAATCAGCTGCCCACGGATTACTTCGATGATCCCGGCATCTACACCATCATCAGCGATAACCAGACCAAGGGCAGCTGGGACTTTACCAATTACCGCTTGGGACTGGATTACATCGTCAACGATGATCTGATGGTATTCGGCTATGTGGCCAATGGCTTCAAATCCGGTGGTATCGGCGATGTCTTTGTACAGTACGAACAGGATCCACTCACCGCCGAATACGACCTGGATGCCAATGGCGATCGCATCGTCAAGCAACGCCACCAGAACACCTACGACCCGGAAGTGGTGACCACTTACGAGCTGGGTACCAAGGGCTCCTACCTCGATGGCAGCCTGAATCTGATGGCAACGCTCTTTTACAGCGACTACGAGGATATGCAGGCAGCTTCCGCCAAGGGCATATTCCCCTACTACGTGGAAGAGCGAGACGAGCAGACCGGAGAACTCACCGGCGAGATCACCACCGAGACGCAGACCGTATTCCAGACCGCCAACATCGGCAGCGCCGCGATCAAGGGCCTGGAAATCGAGTTTGACTGGGCACCAATCGAAAACGGCCGCTTCGACGGCTACGTGACCTGGCTGGATACCGAAATCACCAGTGACTTTATCTACCACTGGGATTTCGCCGCCACCGACCTGTTCGAAGTGGATCACGGTGCCGCCACCAATCCAGACAACGATGCCATGAAGGTCAACCTGAAAGGCAACGAGCTGGCCGCATCACCAAAACTCAGCGCCAAGCTGAACTACACCCATACCTTCCGTTTCAACAACGGTTTCGCGATCGTCCCGCACCTCAGTTACTTCTGGCGCGACAAGTCTTACCACACTTTCCAGAATGTGGATAAACACTACGACGCCTTTGCCACGGAAACCCCGGATGCCTTCAGCGATGTGCGCCCGGCATTCCACAGTGTGAACAGCACCCTGAAGCTGGAAGCACCAGACAACAAGTGGAATGTGGAAGCCTTTGTCTACAACCTCACTGACCAGAAAGAGACATACTGGGCAGGCGGTGGTGACGGCCTGATCAAGGGCCCGGTTTCCATGCCGCGCTTTTACGGCATCCGCGGCAGTTACAACTTTTAA